From a region of the Candidatus Poribacteria bacterium genome:
- a CDS encoding DUF3857 domain-containing protein produces the protein MRRREGAMAIPQDMSRTINTKPGVLYAVAAGALLAALLLSGCATTTAPIAPATESVSEDAPWGSLIAQANAALLAGSYRRAVSLFEASLSQQPRNADVLFKLGELHDVLGDPARARRRFMEGLQYAESASARSYVAYLDIQGEQYDSARRHLELALQTKPGDLYALTLSGVCHQQLGDPEKAIELLAQADALDPEGTRPETQNLAYYLGMSYRDLDDLDNAIAAFARAELRMVGDPRPIEAQAAMFERAEEWEQAKDAYERAFAFDTSNTDLLARAQAAERRLSQQTTHTEDVEPVPAVSILSDDIQPVIDAAAEADRFAGEDAVILLNRSEHEILPDGRSRFTTHQLVKLLGRRAFADYGEIAIPFNAVSQNIGVNIARTILPTGEIVEVAEDGFHDVTPPESLTFNLYSDVLWKVVSFPALVEGAIVEYQVTVEDAYGSGDTGNIWFWGGMAFQSKYPTLRSEYALRVPKDVAFAHKLYGDGANVSMAQESSVDGPFPTATYVWSHGPSEAFDSEPNAPPMDGLLPRLAFSSVSSWQVLTDWYNGLLSDRVVSDGAVSEAVARVIGNARSQEERVRAIAYFVAQELRYVGIQLGKGAYQPHPAPEVLRHRYGDCKDKVALLIAMLRSIGVEAYPALIAPGPGEDVDVSLPTLASFSHMIVAIPDGDGTYVWFDPSNDLVRFGELSARNQSRTALVLKQGEAEWAMTPTALADDNRYDWTVSIDLEPDGRLTGHETLVATGTHGTDVRAIYQPIAPSQYRQFVEASLSSAYPSLRVGDVVIAPIMDLERPVSVAVDFTADAYGLRSESAWIVPIPSAGLEEYAALGASDTRSQPLELGAPNQLTQSVSIGVPDGYRVTHLPPPVSFQSDFARLTRQYRVEGDRVRYTLDLTIAEPSVSPEQYPQARELFALLARERAAQFVLEQAPLPQPVVEVPGQEPEEPVKPQVVPPVSEVAVESPPAAAPTPDGEITEPQAVVEATSPVPAVTDAEPKAAEPKMPAAAPERPSAPTDGRTAEISARIESWRTAWERRRLRDYLAMYAEDAEIRRYSKAQSPSQPGETDRLVWDVLSKSDLSDHMGYMLGRYRRIRVAIDRIRVVEAMTNDDAVTVEFVQEFHAWTARTGEQPTYADCGMKQFRFVMGDSGWMIAQERWAPLAPFQPTAAAMPGGGATVTGSSAVGSAQESQIREQVERWRAAWQNGDVDTYLASYARDAIIERSTVQPDGTITRQQLSLPSLASRVRTLLTRYSRVDVEALHLQVSPDGERADGAVARFEQHFRSWRSAGAGDPSYSDHGVKTLVFRRNATSWQIRRESWQPIVMDLATDQKAYAVTR, from the coding sequence ATGCGCCGTAGGGAGGGAGCCATGGCGATCCCGCAGGACATGTCCAGGACGATCAACACCAAGCCCGGCGTTCTCTACGCTGTCGCGGCGGGGGCGTTGCTTGCTGCTCTGCTCCTCAGCGGTTGCGCGACCACGACCGCGCCGATTGCTCCCGCCACGGAAAGCGTGTCGGAAGATGCTCCCTGGGGTTCGCTGATCGCTCAAGCCAACGCCGCGTTGCTCGCGGGAAGCTACCGTCGTGCTGTGTCTCTGTTTGAAGCATCGTTGTCGCAGCAACCACGCAACGCAGACGTGCTCTTCAAGCTCGGAGAGCTCCACGACGTGCTCGGGGACCCCGCGCGAGCACGCCGCCGGTTCATGGAGGGTCTCCAGTACGCCGAATCAGCCTCCGCCAGAAGCTATGTGGCGTATCTGGATATCCAGGGCGAGCAATACGACTCCGCACGCAGGCATCTCGAGCTGGCGCTGCAGACCAAGCCAGGCGATCTCTATGCCCTGACCTTATCGGGGGTTTGCCACCAACAACTCGGGGACCCCGAGAAGGCAATCGAGCTCTTGGCACAAGCCGACGCTCTTGATCCCGAAGGAACACGGCCCGAGACGCAGAACCTCGCCTACTACCTCGGCATGTCGTATCGCGATCTCGATGATCTGGACAACGCGATTGCCGCCTTCGCGCGAGCAGAGCTCCGCATGGTGGGAGACCCCAGGCCCATCGAAGCCCAAGCGGCGATGTTCGAGCGCGCCGAGGAATGGGAGCAGGCGAAGGACGCCTACGAACGCGCCTTCGCGTTCGACACCTCGAACACGGACCTTCTCGCTCGGGCTCAAGCTGCGGAGAGGCGGCTGTCCCAACAGACGACGCATACCGAGGATGTCGAGCCGGTTCCTGCTGTCTCCATCCTCTCAGATGACATCCAACCGGTGATCGACGCCGCCGCCGAGGCTGACAGGTTCGCCGGCGAGGACGCCGTGATCCTGCTGAACCGATCCGAGCACGAGATCCTTCCCGACGGTCGCTCGCGATTCACCACACATCAGCTCGTCAAGCTCCTTGGACGCCGAGCGTTCGCCGACTATGGCGAAATCGCGATCCCATTCAACGCGGTCTCGCAGAACATCGGGGTCAACATCGCGCGCACTATTTTGCCGACCGGCGAGATCGTTGAGGTCGCGGAAGACGGCTTCCACGACGTGACGCCGCCGGAGTCGCTCACCTTCAATCTCTACTCCGACGTCCTGTGGAAAGTCGTCTCGTTCCCGGCTCTGGTCGAGGGCGCGATCGTCGAATACCAGGTCACCGTCGAAGACGCCTACGGAAGTGGGGACACCGGCAACATATGGTTCTGGGGAGGGATGGCGTTCCAGTCCAAGTACCCGACGCTGAGAAGCGAATACGCCCTTCGGGTTCCGAAGGACGTCGCCTTCGCGCACAAGCTCTACGGCGACGGCGCGAATGTGTCGATGGCTCAGGAGTCGTCAGTCGACGGGCCCTTCCCGACCGCGACGTATGTCTGGTCGCACGGTCCTAGCGAGGCGTTCGACTCGGAACCGAACGCGCCGCCGATGGACGGGCTCCTTCCTCGACTGGCGTTCTCTTCCGTGTCCTCATGGCAAGTGCTGACCGACTGGTACAACGGACTGCTGTCGGACCGAGTCGTGAGCGACGGCGCTGTGTCCGAGGCAGTCGCTCGGGTGATCGGCAACGCGAGAAGCCAAGAGGAGCGCGTGCGGGCAATCGCCTACTTCGTGGCGCAGGAACTGAGGTACGTCGGAATCCAACTTGGGAAGGGAGCGTACCAACCCCATCCGGCGCCCGAGGTGCTGCGACATCGGTACGGCGACTGCAAGGACAAGGTCGCGCTCCTGATCGCCATGCTGCGATCCATCGGCGTCGAAGCCTATCCAGCGCTGATCGCGCCGGGCCCCGGCGAAGATGTCGATGTCAGCCTCCCGACCCTGGCGTCGTTCAGCCACATGATCGTCGCGATCCCGGACGGCGATGGGACCTACGTCTGGTTCGACCCGTCCAACGACCTCGTTCGGTTCGGCGAGTTGTCAGCGCGGAACCAGTCCCGAACCGCCCTCGTTCTGAAGCAGGGCGAGGCAGAATGGGCGATGACGCCAACTGCCTTGGCAGACGACAACCGCTACGACTGGACCGTCAGCATCGACTTGGAGCCAGACGGTCGGTTGACCGGACACGAGACGCTCGTCGCAACCGGCACACACGGAACCGATGTGCGCGCCATCTACCAGCCGATTGCCCCGTCGCAGTACCGGCAGTTCGTCGAAGCATCGCTGTCGTCCGCGTACCCCAGCTTGCGCGTCGGTGATGTCGTCATCGCGCCGATCATGGACCTCGAGCGACCGGTAAGCGTCGCCGTTGACTTCACAGCCGACGCGTACGGCTTGCGGTCGGAGAGCGCCTGGATCGTGCCCATCCCGTCGGCGGGTCTGGAGGAGTACGCGGCGCTGGGGGCGAGCGATACGCGAAGTCAACCACTCGAACTGGGAGCTCCGAACCAACTGACGCAGTCAGTGTCCATCGGTGTCCCGGACGGCTATCGCGTAACCCATCTGCCGCCGCCGGTGTCTTTCCAGAGCGACTTCGCGCGTCTCACGCGGCAATACCGCGTCGAGGGAGATCGGGTCAGATACACGCTCGACTTGACCATCGCCGAGCCCTCCGTATCCCCCGAGCAGTACCCGCAAGCCCGCGAGTTGTTCGCGCTGCTGGCGCGGGAGAGAGCTGCCCAGTTCGTACTGGAGCAGGCTCCGCTCCCTCAGCCGGTCGTTGAGGTACCAGGTCAGGAGCCTGAGGAACCCGTCAAGCCGCAAGTCGTGCCACCGGTCAGCGAAGTCGCGGTCGAGAGTCCTCCCGCAGCAGCACCAACGCCGGACGGAGAGATCACGGAACCACAAGCCGTCGTCGAGGCGACGTCGCCAGTCCCTGCTGTCACCGACGCCGAGCCCAAGGCGGCTGAACCCAAGATGCCAGCCGCAGCGCCTGAACGTCCGTCCGCGCCGACGGACGGACGCACGGCGGAGATTTCGGCGAGGATCGAGTCGTGGCGCACCGCCTGGGAGCGTCGGCGTCTGCGCGACTACCTCGCCATGTACGCCGAAGACGCGGAGATCCGACGATACTCGAAGGCGCAGTCGCCGAGTCAGCCCGGCGAAACCGACCGGCTCGTGTGGGACGTGCTAAGCAAGTCAGACCTGTCGGATCACATGGGATACATGCTTGGGAGGTATCGACGGATTCGGGTTGCCATCGACCGCATCCGGGTCGTCGAAGCGATGACCAACGACGATGCCGTGACCGTCGAGTTCGTGCAGGAGTTCCATGCGTGGACCGCGCGCACGGGCGAGCAACCGACCTATGCGGATTGCGGGATGAAGCAATTCCGGTTCGTCATGGGCGACTCAGGCTGGATGATCGCTCAGGAACGGTGGGCCCCGCTGGCTCCGTTCCAGCCGACGGCTGCGGCGATGCCAGGAGGCGGCGCGACGGTCACTGGATCCAGCGCCGTCGGATCCGCTCAGGAAAGCCAGATTCGCGAGCAGGTCGAGCGGTGGCGTGCCGCGTGGCAGAACGGCGACGTTGACACGTACCTGGCTTCCTATGCGCGCGATGCCATCATCGAGCGGTCGACCGTCCAGCCGGACGGAACCATCACGCGACAACAGCTCAGCCTACCGAGCCTCGCTTCGAGGGTGCGCACGCTGCTGACCCGGTACAGCCGCGTCGATGTCGAAGCGCTTCACTTGCAGGTATCGCCAGACGGCGAACGAGCGGATGGCGCCGTCGCTCGGTTCGAACAGCATTTCCGCTCCTGGCGCAGCGCAGGAGCGGGCGATCCCTCCTACAGCGATCATGGCGTCAAGACGCTGGTGTTCCGACGCAATGCAACGAGCTGGCAGATCCGCCGCGAATCGTGGCAGCCCATCGTGATGGACCTCGCCACCGACCAGAAGGCATACGCGGTGACGCGCTAG